A genome region from Eremothecium gossypii ATCC 10895 chromosome VII, complete sequence includes the following:
- the UBP15 gene encoding ubiquitin-specific protease UBP15 (Syntenic homolog of Saccharomyces cerevisiae YMR304W (UBP15)), with the protein MDVPETRETNMEAVELGKTFEEVLPPLEGEETEYEGRFTWRIERWSELRGEKHYSPRVQVGRWEWDLLVFPHGNSTKGIAMYLAPHPVQAEADWYVCAQFAIVLSRPGDDARTQLVSRSQHRFNAVDKDWGFSNLIELEHLRFATRGRPSGFLSGDQLNVTVYVRVLRDPTGVLWHNFANYDSKKVTGYVGLKNQGATCYLNSLLQSYYFTKYFRKLVYQIPTEGETPANSVSLALQRAFFQLQRSSEPLDTCELTRSFGWDTGDAFTQHDVQELNRILMDRLENKMKGTEVEGKLNGLFVGKMKSYIKCVNVDYESSRVEDFWDIQLNVKGLKGLQQSFENYIEVEMMDGENQYAAQGHGLQDAKKGVLFESFPPVLHLQLKRFEYDFNYDQLIKINDRYEFPESIDLSPYLDPEVQEDSPANAKYNLHGVLVHTGDISTGHYYAMIKPGLEDAWYRFDDDKVWRVTKKQVFEQNFGFDKLSEYDLRSLTKEQYQNYLIARQTSAYMLVYIREDMESTILQEVTDADVPEYIVNTIEEELKERERFQKEREEMHLYAKVYVHSMKNFIHYQGYDLSPNERSKLYIPELHGEDEYALSVKLPKNTKVKEIYTLFNEKLGIKRTDLVRYWTINYRTNTSLRLDLPILPSYDEMTLESLMTSQGRNTAIDLFVEESYFDLGYIHSIWDELDTSQNFADVLQQVKDMVNEGLLPSSETYIREKDQTQILLLVKKFDIGAQRLTGLGHILLSQYSKLSQLGTILSKLLNISEEITFVEEYGPDGVETVDNHTELVRTELMDGDIITFAINPAEESLTYPFYSSIIEYYDYLRNRVKLKFTKTMSYDEEYVLPDNDGPNEFEFWISVKCTNEELARVVSKYVNVSPEYLRLYAIYSNGKFSMESGSLLTDYLVKRYNRNSIPPFGYEVLTIPLKELEHLRSIKFYWLEDSYVHFQSYEFRVANSSTVSEFLDKVQARIGFDDEKKKQVLLWTNSDFRFQGILSLDSKIESIDDSFLIFARVLPEEVSVVYHLEQLPSAEATDKSSENDLSISKHSNAEETIVIVQQYFKDWENKHGISFLFTLLPGETFPETKKRLHERFGLGQKEFSKIKLGILYNTEEGPIFKSLSSDDEEVGEIVLHDLMNNLDFITMDHPDRSRNQTHQDRPMMIKN; encoded by the coding sequence ATGGATGTGCCAGAAACCCGGGAAACAAACATGGAGGCGGTGGAGCTCGGCAAGACGTTCGAGGAGGTTTTGCCGCCGCTAGAAGGAGAAGAGACCGAGTACGAGGGCCGGTTCACGTGGCGGATCGAGCGGTGGAGCGAACTACGGGGGGAGAAGCATTACTCGCCGCGGGTGCAGGTGGGCAGATGGGAATGGGACCTGCTTGTGTTCCCGCATGGCAACAGCACGAAGGGGATTGCGATGTATCTGGCACCGCACCCGGTACAGGCGGAAGCGGACTGGTATGTGTGCGCGCAGTTTGCGATTGTGCTTTCGCGGCCCGGGGACGACGCGCGGACGCAGCTGGTGAGCCGGTCGCAGCATCGGTTCAACGCGGTGGACAAGGACTGGGGGTTCTCCAACCTGATCGAGCTGGAGCACCTGCGGTTTGCGACGCGGGGGCGGCCGTCGGGATTTTTGAGCGGGGATCAGCTGAACGTGACAGTGTACGTGCGGGTGCTGCGGGATCCGACAGGGGTGCTGTGGCACAACTTTGCGAACTACGACTCGAAGAAGGTCACGGGGTATGTGGGCCTGAAGAACCAGGGCGCGACGTGCTACCTGAACTCGCTACTGCAATCGTACTACTTCACAAAGTATTTCAGGAAGCTGGTGTACCAGATCCCGACGGAGGGCGAGACGCCGGCGAACAGCGTGTcgctggcgctgcagcgggCGTTTTTCCAGCTACAGCGCTCGAGCGAGCCGCTGGACACATGCGAGCTCACGCGGTCGTTCGGGTGGGACACGGGCGATGCCTTCACGCAGCACGATGTACAAGAGCTGAACCGTATTTTGATGGATCGCCTGGAAAACAAGATGAAGGGGACGGAGGTCGAGGGGAAGCTAAATGGGCTGTTCGTGGGGAAGATGAAGAGCTACATCAAGTGCGTGAACGTGGACTACGAGTCGTCGCGCGTGGAGGATTTTTGGGACATCCAGTTAAACGTGAAGGGGCTAAAAGGGCTGCAGCAGTCGTTTGAAAATTACATTGAAGTCGAGATGATGGACGGTGAGAACCAGTACGCAGCACAGGGGCACGGCCTGCAGGATGCAAAGAAGGGTGTCCTTTTTGAGTCCTTCCCTCCTGTGTTGCATCTGCAACTGAAGAGGTTCGAATATGACTTCAACTATGATCAACTGATCAAGATAAACGATCGCTACGAGTTCCCAGAGTCGATTGACTTATCTCCTTATCTGGATCCCGAGGTCCAGGAGGACAGCCCGGCGAACGCCAAATATAACCTTCACGGTGTGCTCGTGCACACAGGGGATATCTCTACTGGCCATTACTATGCGATGATCAAACCAGGGCTTGAGGATGCGTGGTATCGGTTTGACGATGATAAAGTCTGGCGTGTCACAAAGAAACAGGTTTTCGAACAGAACTTTGGATTCGATAAGCTATCTGAGTACGACTTGCGATCCCTGACGAAAGAGCAGTACCAGAACTACCTCATCGCTCGCCAGACCAGCGCTTACATGCTGGTATATATCAGGGAGGACATGGAGTCTACTATTTTGCAAGAAGTGACGGACGCGGATGTACCGGAATACATAGTTAATACGATTGAAGAGGAATTGAAAGAGCGGGAGCGCTTTCAGAAGGAGCGGGAAGAGATGCATTTATATGCAAAGGTATACGTGCATTCAATGAAGAATTTTATTCACTACCAAGGGTATGACCTTTCTCCTAACGAACGCTCCAAGTTATACATCCCCGAATTGCATGGTGAGGACGAATATGCTCTCAGCGTAAAGTTGCCGAAGAATACCAAAGTAAAGGAAATTTACACGTTATTTAACGAAAAACTGGGTATCAAAAGAACGGACTTGGTTCGATACTGGACTATAAACTATAGGACGAATACTAGCCTGAGGCTTGATCTCCCTATACTCCCTAGCTATGATGAAATGACCTTGGAGAGTTTGATGACATCTCAGGGCAGGAATACGGCCATTGACCTCTTTGTTGAGGAGTCCTACTTTGACCTCGGCTACATCCACAGCATATGGGATGAGCTGGACACTTCCCAAAACTTTGCGGACGTTTTGCAGCAGGTAAAGGACATGGTTAATGAAGGACTCCTTCCATCTTCAGAGACTTATATTAGAGAGAAAGACCAGACGCAGATACTATTGCTTGTAAAGAAATTTGATATTGGCGCGCAGAGGTTAACTGGACTAGGACATATCCTTTTATCGCAGTACTCTAAACTCTCTCAACTAGGCACGATTCTGTCAAAGCTTTTAAACATAAGTGAGGAAATTACGTTTGTAGAAGAATATGGGCCCGATGGGGTAGAAACGGTTGACAACCATACGGAGCTTGTTCGTACGGAGCTCATGGATGGAGATATCATAACATTTGCAATTAATCCAGCAGAGGAATCTTTGACATACCCCTTTTACTCTTCAATTATTGAGTACTACGATTATTTGCGAAACAGGGTTAAACTGAAATTTACGAAGACCATGTCATATGATGAAGAATATGTACTGCCAGATAATGATGGACCGAATGAATTTGAATTCTGGATCTCGGTGAAATGTACAAATGAAGAGCTTGCCCGGGTGGTGTCTAAATATGTGAATGTGAGTCCAGAATACCTCCGGCTGTATGCAATTTACTCTAACGGAAAGTTTTCAATGGAGTCAGGCAGTCTTCTAACGGATTACTTGGTGAAGAGATACAACAGGAATTCTATTCCTCCATTTGGGTATGAGGTGTTGACTATTCCGTTAAAAGAATTAGAGCACCTACGCTCGATAAAGTTCTACTGGCTCGAGGACAGCTATGTTCACTTTCAATCCTATGAATTCCGTGTGGCAAACTCGAGCACCGTGAGCGAATTCTTGGATAAGGTCCAGGCTAGGATTGGATTTGATGAtgagaagaagaagcaggTACTCTTGTGGACGAACTCAGACTTCCGCTTCCAAGGTATCCTCTCATTGGATTCCAAGATTGAATCCATCGACGACAGCTTCTTGATATTTGCACGTGTCTTACCGGAAGAGGTCTCTGTAGTTTATCATTTGGAGCAGCTGCCATCAGCAGAAGCGACCGACAAGTCAAGCGAAAACGATCTCAGCATTAGCAAGCATTCCAACGCGGAGGAAACCATAGTTATTGTCCAACAATATTTTAAAGACTGGGAAAATAAGCACGGTATCTCATTTTTATTTACTCTACTCCCAGGAGAAACGTTTCCAGAAACCAAGAAGAGGCTGCATGAACGGTTTGGTCTTGGGCAAAAGGAATTTTCCAAGATCAAACTAGGAATTTTGTATAATACTGAAGAAGGTCCCATATTCAAGTCTCTATCCAGCGATGATGAGGAAGTGGGTGAGATTGTGCTGCACGACCTGATGAACAATCTCGATTTCATAACTATGGATCATCCTGACAGATCGAGAAACCAAACTCATCAAGATAGACCGATGATGATCAAGAACTAG
- the CAB4 gene encoding putative pantetheine-phosphate adenylyltransferase (Syntenic homolog of Saccharomyces cerevisiae YGR277C (CAB4)): MSSVAVVLNNATTIDAGPELRGVFERCVPFLDAQRSVLDIILLEPFDSPTSLDLTLLKIYGTSRNILLKQKLYTTPINVLFNVSMEAYSRMKWDVVFLSDRLLQDAFPHRQIELFDSPAMAAAGPVESGGRDKYAVSALGGTFDHLHDGHKILLSVAALVTASRLIVGITDEELLRNKKYREQLQSFDERCDNVCSFLHRLKPGLEIKIFALHDVCGPTGSEPGIEALVVSEETVAGAQTINDTRESKGMRKLAVHVVNVLGGEEADKWKNKLSSTELRRRLMNEDS; the protein is encoded by the coding sequence ATGTCTTCCGTGGCCGTTGTACTAAACAATGCTACTACTATTGATGCTGGGCCAGAGCTGCGCGGAGTATTTGAACGTTGTGTCCCTTTCCTTGACGCGCAACGGAGTGTTTTGGATATCATTTTGCTTGAGCCATTCGACTCGCCGACTAGCCTCGACTTGACTTTACTGAAGATATACGGGACCAGTCGGAACATACTTCTGAAGCAGAAGCTGTACACGACCCCGATAAATGTTTTGTTCAACGTCAGTATGGAAGCGTACAGCCGAATGAAGTGGGACGTTGTATTCCTGAGCGAtcgcctgctgcaggatGCGTTCCCGCACAGGCAGATAGAGCTGTTTGATAGTCCGGCGATGGCGGCTGCGGGGCCGGTCGAGAGTGGCGGTAGAGACAAGTACGCTGTTAGCGCGCTGGGAGGCACTTTCGACCACTTACACGACGGACATAAAATATTGCTCAGTGTTGCCGCGCTCGTGACTGCGTCCCGGCTGATCGTGGGGATTACAGATGAAGAACTGCTGCGGAACAAGAAATACAGGGAGCAGCTTCAGTCCTTCGACGAACGATGCGATAACGTGTGCAGCTTCCTTCACAGGCTGAAACCGGGGCTGGAAATCAAAATATTTGCGTTACATGACGTGTGCGGGCCCACGGGTAGCGAACCTGGTATCGAAGCCCTGGTAGTGAGTGAGGAAACTGTGGCCGGTGCCCAGACAATCAACGATACGCGTGAGAGCAAAGGAATGAGGAAGCTAGCCGTGCATGTGGTGAACGTACTGGGGGGCGAAGAGGCTGACAAGTGGAAAAACAAGTTGAGCAGCACAGAACTTAGACGACGTCTCATGAATGAAGACAGTTAA
- the CWC22 gene encoding U2-type spliceosomal complex subunit CWC22 (Syntenic homolog of Saccharomyces cerevisiae YGR278W (CWC22)): MDEELQLKNWTELHNHIKSVLDRLDESRINESFQELLEVNVIRGRGILASEVVREERVVRQGAVLGALVELFEDYIPELGIMVSREALLLFLKSFRGGRTKYCYGLLALLCQLCNSDVMHEIGLLQLADLLLEVPRDRAVGMLCFMLGQAGAHLMNVCRTAHDQLLARLTDMLHDGKLSPTSSNRIQELLRLRRSNYKGQATKFSLPDHGVCTHRVTLELDIPARLEPDSSLGKFYVDNQFFDTEERFAALRRQALERFLGQQQQQAEPVKDMTNAEEVQYKKQIYLILKGSLTGDEAAHKLLKLRPDASQKATIVEIVVKACAQEQTYTKFYGILAERLCGSHRNWPTSFTNLFRDLYGTLHEFEPNQLRNMGKFWGHMLAADHIGLNLFECVHLSEHRTTPSSRVFLKFIFQELVADLGIAEVRKRLEDENAQPLVQGLFPKEGNADTVFAINYFTAIGLGVLTESMRTSLPTQAKSDSGNMSPNGQTLSYPSSRVPRRTRSRSPPRTRVRGDSPQRARVEQRYSRYDPGPAHRDRRRSRLSVTPPPRRNIH, encoded by the coding sequence ATGGATGAAGAGCTACAGCTAAAGAACTGGACAGAACTCCATAATCACATCAAGTCAGTATTGGATCGGTTAGATGAATCTAGGATCAATGAAAGTTTCCAGGAACTCCTTGAGGTGAATGTCATACGGGGTAGGGGCATATTGGCGTCCGAAGTTGTGAGAGAGGAGCGTGTGGTACGGCAGGGCGCCGTTTTGGGAGCGTTGGTTGAGCTATTTGAGGATTATATCCCAGAATTGGGTATTATGGTGTCACgcgaggcgctgctgctaTTTCTTAAGAGCTTTCGCGGTGGCAGAACAAAGTACTGTTACGGGTTGTTGGCTCTGCTGTGCCAGCTGTGTAACAGCGACGTTATGCATGAAATAGGCTTATTGCAGCTAGCAGATTTGCTGTTGGAAGTGCCCCGTGACCGGGCGGTAGGGATGCTGTGCTTCATGCTTGGGCAGGCTGGGGCGCATCTGATGAACGTGTGCAGGACAGCACACGACCAGTTGCTGGCTAGGTTGACAGATATGTTGCACGACGGGAAGCTGAGTCCTACGAGCAGCAATCGCATCCAGGAGCTtctgcgcctgcgccggAGCAATTACAAGGGCCAAGCGACGAAATTCTCCCTCCCAGATCATGGCGTATGCACGCACCGCGTGACATTGGAGCTTGATATTCCTGCGAGGTTAGAACCTGATAGCTCGCTAGGCAAGTTCTACGTTGATAACCAGTTTTTCGATACTGAGGAGCGCTTCGCAGCTTTGCGCCGGCAAGCGCTGGAACGGTTCCTTGGgcaacagcaacagcaagCAGAGCCGGTAAAAGATATGACCAACGCGGAAGAGGTGCAGTACAAGAAGCAGATATACCTCATTTTGAAAGGATCTCTCACCGGCGACGAGGCAGCGCACAAGCTGCTCAAGCTTCGCCCGGACGCAAGTCAGAAGGCCACCATCGTGGAGATCGTAGTCAAGGCATGCGCGCAGGAGCAGACATACACAAAGTTCTACGGAATTTTGGCGGAGCGCCTCTGCGGCAGCCATCGAAACTGGCCCACCAGCTTTACTAACCTATTCCGGGATTTGTACGGCACGCTGCATGAGTTTGAGCCCAACCAGCTTCGCAACATGGGCAAATTTTGGGGTCACATGCTGGCCGCAGATCACATAGGCTTAAACCTTTTCGAATGTGTCCATCTCAGTGAGCACCGCACTACGCCTTCCAGCCGGGTTTTCCTGAAGTTTATATTTCAAGAGTTGGTGGCTGACCTTGGCATAGCAGAGGTCCGGAAACGCCTAGAGGACGAAAATGCACAGCCCCTTGTGCAGGGCCTGTTCCCCAAAGAAGGAAACGCCGATACGGTATTTGCTATTAACTATTTTACCGCAATTGGCCTGGGTGTCCTTACAGAGAGTATGAGAACATCCTTGCCCACGCAGGCGAAATCTGATTCTGGCAATATGTCGCCTAATGGGCAGACCCTGTCTTATCCGTCGAGCAGGGTCCCTCGGAGGACAAGATCACGCTCACCTCCAAGAACTCGCGTCCGTGGCGATTCACCACAACGTGCGCGCGTGGAACAGCGATATTCCCGTTACGATCCAGGGCCCGCTCACAGGGATCGTAGGCGCAGTAGATTGTCTGTGACCCCACCTCCCCGGCGCAACATCCACTGA
- a CDS encoding AGL354Cp (Syntenic homolog of Saccharomyces cerevisiae YGR279C (SCW4) and YMR305C (SCW10)), with the protein MRFTKLISSSAVVGLACASEVAHEHHDRRAVAYVTNYRTTTVWAKAPMTIAGSSTTLVMNSDMARPTGPATESYSAVSREGAVPVPQQSSSGSSVSSSWTPVATPAVTPVEAPSGTPVAPPAAPPVETPVETPVSSSSVPNVPSSSSAPSSSSAPSSSYSEPPASTPATPASSSAASTVSSASASASASDEAGHHLFGAGARGITYSPYASDGTCKSPAKITEEIKTLSSFPVLRLYGVDCAQVETVLQAKAPGQKLFLGIFFVDQIEAGVKAIKEAVQKHGSWDDIDTISIGNELVNNGQATVDQMAGYMKTGRKCLAEAGYKGPVVSVDTFIAVINNPGLCDLSDYMAVNAHPYFDFHTSAAMAGPWVLHQIQRVWSACNGNKKVVITETGWPTQGQTYGKAIPSKANQKMALESIKATCGDSAILFTAFDDYWKPDGPYGVEKFWGML; encoded by the coding sequence ATGCGCTTTACTAAATTGATATCTTCTTCTGCCGTGGTCGGCCTCGCGTGCGCCTCTGAAGTGGCGCACGAGCACCACGACCGGCGTGCGGTAGCGTACGTGACGAACTACCGGACGACGACGGTGTGGGCGAAGGCGCCCATGACGATCGCCGGGTCGAGCACGACGCTGGTGATGAACTCGGACATGGCGCGGCCTACCGGCCCAGCGACCGAGTCGTACTCGGCGGTGAGCCGTGAGGGCGCGGTACCCGTGCCTCAGCAGAGCTCTTCGGGCTCGAGTGTGAGCTCGAGCTGGACGCCGGTGGCCACGCCTGCAGTGACGCCGGTGGAGGCACCCTCGGGGACGCCGGTGgcgccgccagcggcgccgccggtgGAGACGCCAGTGGAGACGCCGGTGAGCTCTTCGAGCGTGCCAAACGTGCCTAGCTCGTCGAGCGCTCCTAGCTCTTCGAGCGCTCCTAGCTCGTCGTACAGCGAGCCTCCTGCTTCCACGCCGGCGACGCcggccagcagcagcgcggcgtcCACAGTGTCTAGCGCTTCTGCGTCCGCGTCCGCGTCCGACGAGGCTGGCCACCACCTGTTTGGTGCTGGGGCCAGGGGTATCACCTACTCTCCTTACGCTTCTGACGGTACCTGCAAGTCGCCTGCTAAGATCACTGAGGAAATCAAAACCTTGAGCAGCTTCCCTGTGTTGCGGTTGTACGGTGTGGACTGTGCCCAAGTTGAGACTGTCCTCCAGGCCAAGGCTCCAGGCCAAAAGCTCTTCCTAGGTATCTTCTTCGTCGACCAAATTGAGGCCGGCGTGAAGGCCATCAAGGAGGCTGTTCAGAAGCATGGATCCTGGGACGACATCGACACCATTTCTATCGGTAACGAACTTGTGAACAACGGCCAGGCGACCGTGGACCAGATGGCTGGTTACATGAAAACTGGCCGCAAGTGCCTCGCTGAGGCCGGCTACAAGGGCCCAGTTGTTTCCGTGGACACTTTCATCGCTGTAATCAACAACCCTGGTCTATGTGACCTATCAGACTACATGGCTGTCAACGCCCACCCATACTTCGACTTCCACACTTCTGCTGCTATGGCCGGCCCTTGGGTTTTGCACCAGATCCAGAGAGTCTGGAGCGCCTGCAACGGTAACAAGAAAGTTGTCATCACCGAGACCGGCTGGCCTACTCAGGGTCAGACTTACGGCAAGGCCATTCCATCCAAAGCCAACCAGAAGATGGCCTTGGAATCTATCAAGGCCACTTGTGGTGATAGCGCTATCCTATTTACTGCTTTCGACGACTACTGGAAGCCAGATGGGCCTTACGGTGTCGAGAAGTTCTGGGGTATGCTATAA